From Anopheles funestus chromosome 3RL, idAnoFuneDA-416_04, whole genome shotgun sequence, a single genomic window includes:
- the LOC125767832 gene encoding acyl-CoA-binding protein homolog codes for MEQKFNESAEKVKTFTKRPSDSELLELYALFKQATVGDNDTEKPGMFDLKGKAKWQAWADRKGTSKEAAMESYIKMVEELSAKYA; via the exons ATGGAGCAG AAATTCAACGAATCCGCCGAAAAGGTGAAAACCTTCACCAAGCGTCCGAGCGATTCGGAACTGCTGGAACTGTACGCACTCTTCAAGCAGGCCACCGTCGGTGACAATGACACGGAAAAGCCCGGTATGTTCGATCTGAAGGGTAAGGCCAAATGGCAGGCGTGGGCCGACCGGAAAGGTACCTCCAAGGAAGCCGCCATGGAATCGTACATTAAGATGGTCGAGGAACTATCGGCAAAGTATGCGTAA